From the Streptomyces nigrescens genome, one window contains:
- a CDS encoding MAB_1171c family putative transporter — MAPWVETAGISALWGVAVARAPQGIRDREQQPLWFATLMIALAMSTHLEPVTAALAHVAPNAHWIDMITHIFGIIDAAAVFWFICGAAGRHRHTILVFSAAITVITMLVILDTGAPPHARNIITPSSTTPSVPDTYWWLFFSFHLVADSICGFVCWSYGRPGTPRLLCYGLRLFGTGMLLADLLWVLKLAYLQTRSAAIAPLFSPLTGIEALFIAVGVALPILTQASDSRRDRRSYRALAHLWMDLTTATPDVVLGPTRHLQRMVIPLRLRLYRRVIEIRDAMIVLRNYATPGALHLAHQHTTTPSVPSHLRDAHLTACWLTAALQAKRNGTPPHPQTADLTGPSANDLTDEINHLLQIAEAYKSPTVSSYKESLIGTPQQAENNHVPPLFAHPSNSSPKQTSDPTPPTH, encoded by the coding sequence ATGGCGCCGTGGGTAGAGACCGCCGGTATATCCGCGCTGTGGGGCGTAGCGGTCGCCCGCGCACCACAAGGCATCCGTGACCGGGAGCAACAGCCCTTATGGTTCGCCACCCTCATGATCGCTCTCGCGATGTCGACGCACCTCGAGCCCGTCACCGCTGCGCTGGCACACGTGGCCCCGAACGCGCACTGGATCGACATGATCACGCATATCTTCGGCATCATCGATGCAGCCGCAGTGTTCTGGTTCATCTGCGGAGCCGCAGGACGACACCGCCACACCATCCTGGTATTCAGTGCCGCGATCACAGTCATCACCATGCTCGTGATCCTGGACACCGGCGCTCCCCCACACGCCCGCAACATAATCACCCCCTCGTCGACGACCCCGAGCGTTCCGGACACCTACTGGTGGCTCTTCTTCTCCTTTCACCTTGTCGCAGACAGCATCTGCGGATTCGTATGCTGGAGTTACGGCCGACCCGGCACACCGCGGTTACTGTGCTACGGATTACGCCTGTTCGGCACCGGCATGCTGCTGGCAGACCTGCTGTGGGTTCTCAAACTCGCATATCTGCAGACACGCTCGGCAGCCATCGCCCCGCTGTTCTCACCTCTCACCGGCATCGAAGCCCTGTTCATAGCAGTGGGGGTGGCCCTTCCCATCCTGACTCAGGCAAGCGACAGCCGACGCGACAGGAGGTCCTACCGAGCACTTGCCCACCTGTGGATGGACCTCACCACCGCCACCCCCGATGTCGTCCTGGGACCGACCCGGCACTTACAGCGCATGGTGATCCCACTTCGACTCCGCCTCTATCGGAGAGTGATCGAAATTCGGGACGCGATGATCGTGCTGCGGAACTACGCCACCCCTGGCGCGCTCCACCTTGCACACCAACACACCACCACCCCATCCGTCCCCTCGCACCTGCGCGACGCTCACTTGACCGCCTGCTGGCTCACCGCCGCCCTCCAGGCGAAACGCAACGGAACGCCCCCACACCCCCAGACGGCTGATCTCACCGGCCCCAGCGCGAACGACCTCACCGACGAAATCAACCACCTCCTTCAGATCGCAGAAGCCTACAAGTCGCCAACTGTTTCTTCTTACAAAGAGTCACTTATCGGCACGCCACAACAAGCGGAAAACAACCATGTTCCTCCCCTCTTCGCCCACCCATCCAACTCATCACCAAAGCAGACATCTGACCCGACACCCCCAACCCACTAA
- a CDS encoding IS5 family transposase (programmed frameshift): protein MGRGAWSWIVPDGLWEIAKPLIPPSKVRSQGGGTQDTPDETVFAAIIYVLVSGCSWRALPPCFGISKSTAHRRFLIWSRAGVWGRLHEAILHRLDDASLIDVSRVVLDSAHVRAKKGGELTGPSPVDRGKPGSKMHILSDANGLPLVVGVSAGNTHDSQGLKPMVEGHQTRHDPHRGRYFKPERLHADKAYDRPDLRKWLRGKRIGVRIARKGIESSERLGRRRWVIERTMSWLSGYRRLSPRYERDHRNYLAFLGLAAAICCYKRYVRLTT, encoded by the exons ATGGGGCGGGGTGCGTGGAGTTGGATTGTTCCGGACGGTCTGTGGGAGATCGCGAAGCCGTTGATCCCGCCGTCGAAGGTGCGGTCGCAGGGTGGTGGGACCCAGGACACGCCTGATGAAACGGTGTTCGCGGCCATCATCTACGTGCTGGTCAGTGGCTGTTCCTGGCGTGCGTTGCCGCCATGCTTCGGGATATCGAAGTCGACCGCCCACCGCCGGTTTCTGATCTGGTCGCGGGCCGGCGTGTGGGGCCGGCTGCACGAGGCGATCCTGCACCGGCTCGACGATGCCAGCTTGATCGACGTCTCCCGCGTGGTCCTGGACTCCGCCCACGTCAGGGCCA AAAAAGGGGGCGAACTCACAGGTCCGAGCCCCGTGGACCGGGGCAAGCCGGGTTCCAAGATGCACATCCTGTCGGACGCGAACGGACTGCCCTTGGTCGTCGGCGTCTCGGCGGGGAACACCCACGACAGCCAAGGGCTGAAGCCGATGGTCGAGGGTCACCAAACGAGACACGACCCTCACCGCGGCCGCTACTTCAAACCCGAGCGCCTGCACGCCGACAAGGCGTATGACAGACCCGACCTGCGGAAATGGCTGCGTGGTAAGCGGATTGGAGTGCGGATCGCCCGCAAGGGCATCGAGTCCAGCGAACGGTTAGGGCGGCGTAGATGGGTGATCGAGCGCACCATGTCGTGGCTGTCGGGCTACCGCAGACTCAGCCCCCGCTACGAACGCGACCACCGCAACTACCTGGCCTTTCTCGGACTCGCCGCCGCCATCTGCTGCTACAAGCGATACGTCCGCCTCACCACATAG
- a CDS encoding class I SAM-dependent methyltransferase gives MDWDSLFGGDYDYFDLPDLTPELSEKEASSMVELGGFEPGMDLLDAPCGHGRHANVLASRGYRVVGIDRDERFLAMARNEAEKTGAQVDYRHVDLREMSFAAEFDAAVSWYSSFGYFDDDTDRDILRRYRRALRPGGRFLLDMHSPYRHIPSVLANHDMHVDILRRGQDMAIDIQELDAEASRYYAEKTTIRDNKVERARYSVRMFTAPEISEWFRSAGFSHTRVMDETGATFTVSSRRLVVLGTA, from the coding sequence GTGGATTGGGACAGTCTTTTCGGCGGCGACTACGACTATTTCGACCTCCCCGATCTGACTCCGGAACTCAGCGAGAAAGAAGCGTCGAGTATGGTCGAACTCGGCGGATTCGAGCCGGGAATGGATCTCCTTGACGCACCCTGCGGGCACGGCCGCCACGCCAACGTGCTGGCCTCCCGGGGCTATCGGGTGGTCGGCATCGACCGCGACGAGCGCTTCCTCGCAATGGCCCGAAATGAAGCCGAGAAAACGGGGGCCCAGGTCGATTACCGGCACGTCGACCTGCGTGAGATGTCCTTCGCCGCCGAATTCGACGCGGCCGTCTCCTGGTACAGTTCCTTCGGCTACTTCGACGATGACACCGACCGGGACATTCTGCGGCGCTATCGCCGCGCACTTCGCCCCGGCGGTCGGTTCCTGCTCGATATGCATTCCCCCTACCGGCACATTCCGAGCGTGCTGGCCAATCACGACATGCACGTCGACATCCTGCGCCGCGGGCAGGACATGGCCATCGACATCCAGGAGCTGGACGCCGAGGCCAGCCGCTACTACGCGGAAAAGACCACTATTCGCGACAACAAGGTGGAACGCGCCCGCTACAGCGTCCGCATGTTCACCGCCCCCGAGATCAGCGAGTGGTTCCGCTCCGCCGGGTTCTCCCACACCCGGGTCATGGACGAGACCGGCGCAACTTTCACCGTCAGCAGCCGCCGCCTGGTGGTGCTCGGCACCGCCTGA
- a CDS encoding helix-turn-helix domain-containing protein, translated as MSGQEGITPRQRLTVAQKLDHLLNLHAKPGNDDKPSYKTMAAEIAAQSGETFSAAYLWQLHRGERTNPTLRHLSALAAYFGVPVSYFTDDDVARSVIDEEDLARRELDRSMAEAGVSAVYLRGDLTALSPEGKRMAADMIRQIRALEQGTKKPPSPPRA; from the coding sequence ATGAGCGGCCAGGAGGGCATCACGCCCCGGCAGCGTTTGACAGTTGCGCAGAAGCTCGACCACTTGCTCAATCTGCATGCCAAACCGGGCAATGATGACAAGCCGTCCTACAAGACGATGGCAGCGGAAATCGCCGCGCAGTCGGGCGAGACGTTCTCCGCCGCCTACCTGTGGCAACTGCATCGCGGAGAGCGCACCAACCCGACCTTGCGGCATCTCAGCGCTCTGGCAGCGTACTTCGGTGTACCAGTGTCGTACTTCACCGACGACGATGTGGCCCGAAGCGTGATCGACGAGGAAGACCTGGCCCGCCGTGAACTGGACAGGTCCATGGCCGAGGCCGGGGTGAGCGCAGTATATCTGCGCGGCGACCTCACGGCGCTGTCCCCAGAGGGGAAACGGATGGCCGCGGACATGATTCGCCAGATCCGTGCGCTGGAGCAAGGTACGAAAAAACCTCCGTCCCCGCCACGCGCATGA
- a CDS encoding NAD(P)H-dependent oxidoreductase: MARTPRERLVRAGRGFGRPPMIIVDTVLRRRAQEGRPIRVGMVGAGYMGRGLVRHISTSVAGMRVAAISNRHAANAERAYTEAGLAHVRADTAGAISAAVAGGRPVVTEDAFALIAAEGIDCLVDVTGAVEFGARVTVAAIERGLPVVTMNAELDCTVGPLLAHRARTAGVVLTGADGDQPAVQANLLRFVRSLGVSPLVAGNVKGFQDEYRTPTTQQPFAKRWGQNVRMITSFTDGTKVSFEQAIVANAFGFTVPRRGMYGRDHTGHVDELTGMYDVDELREFGGIVDYVVGAKPAPGVYVLGTHDDPAQRQYLELYKLGRGPLYSFYTPYHLCHFEVPHTVVRAVDFGDAALTPPAGPRVDVVATAKRDLPAGTVLDGIGGYDSYGVAESHTVTRAEGLLPMGISEGCVLRRAVARDTVLSYADVSLPPGRLVDALRVEQDNLFAV, encoded by the coding sequence GTGGCCCGGACGCCGCGCGAGCGCCTCGTACGCGCCGGCCGCGGTTTCGGCAGGCCGCCGATGATCATCGTCGACACCGTGCTGCGCCGGCGCGCGCAAGAGGGCCGGCCGATCCGGGTCGGCATGGTCGGCGCCGGCTACATGGGACGCGGCCTGGTGCGCCACATCTCCACCTCGGTGGCCGGCATGCGGGTGGCCGCGATCTCCAACCGTCATGCGGCCAACGCCGAACGTGCTTACACCGAGGCGGGGTTGGCGCACGTGCGGGCCGATACTGCGGGCGCGATCTCGGCGGCGGTGGCCGGGGGCCGGCCGGTGGTCACTGAGGACGCGTTCGCCCTGATCGCCGCAGAGGGCATCGACTGTCTGGTGGACGTCACCGGCGCGGTGGAGTTCGGTGCCCGGGTGACCGTCGCCGCCATCGAGCGGGGGCTGCCAGTGGTGACGATGAACGCCGAACTGGACTGTACGGTGGGCCCGTTACTCGCACACCGTGCCCGCACGGCCGGGGTGGTGCTCACCGGGGCGGACGGTGACCAGCCCGCGGTGCAGGCCAATCTGCTGCGGTTCGTGCGCAGTCTGGGTGTGAGCCCCCTGGTGGCCGGCAACGTCAAGGGCTTTCAGGACGAGTACCGCACACCCACCACCCAGCAGCCGTTCGCCAAACGGTGGGGCCAGAACGTCCGCATGATCACCAGCTTCACCGACGGGACGAAGGTCTCCTTCGAGCAGGCGATCGTGGCAAACGCCTTCGGCTTCACCGTGCCCCGGCGCGGCATGTACGGACGCGACCACACCGGCCATGTCGATGAGTTGACCGGGATGTACGACGTCGACGAACTCCGTGAGTTCGGTGGCATCGTGGACTACGTGGTGGGCGCCAAGCCCGCCCCTGGTGTGTATGTGCTGGGCACCCACGACGACCCGGCGCAGCGCCAGTACCTGGAGCTGTACAAGCTCGGCCGCGGTCCGCTGTACAGCTTTTACACGCCCTACCACCTGTGCCACTTCGAGGTGCCACACACCGTGGTGCGCGCCGTGGACTTCGGCGACGCGGCACTGACCCCGCCCGCAGGCCCCCGCGTCGACGTGGTGGCCACCGCCAAGCGGGACCTGCCCGCCGGCACGGTTCTGGACGGAATCGGCGGCTACGACAGCTACGGGGTGGCTGAGTCACACACTGTGACGCGCGCCGAGGGACTGCTGCCGATGGGCATCTCCGAAGGCTGTGTGCTGCGCCGTGCCGTCGCCAGGGACACCGTGCTCAGCTACGCCGATGTGTCCCTGCCGCCGGGCCGGCTCGTCGATGCCCTGCGCGTCGAGCAGGACAATCTGTTCGCCGTCTGA
- a CDS encoding ParB/RepB/Spo0J family partition protein, with translation MSYLPLKVTHTIADGLISLDHRNDSARKPAAMVLTSSLLPSHSPRIAGEDERHVEALAESDAPLPPIIVHRSTMRVVDGMHRLRAAALRSQERIAVQFFEGNEEDAFVLAVELNSAHGLPLSRADRACAAARIIASHPQWSDRRIAAVTGLAASSVAGMRPRSAEKPEQLTKRVGRDGRSRPLNPAEGRIRASRLLAAKPGSTLKEVAEESGVSIATAKDVRDRVRAGKDPLPPRLRSAARTQPGPTAIDERPADSSHAHLHTSPPDLDFVLRQIAKDPSMRTEAGRCLAQLLRIHALVDESKWCRLAAGVPGHRAPAVAQAARVCAEQWLRLAREVEASSHEALG, from the coding sequence ATGTCCTACCTGCCCCTCAAGGTGACCCATACGATCGCTGACGGGTTGATCAGTCTTGATCACAGAAATGACTCAGCCCGCAAACCGGCAGCGATGGTGCTCACCTCCTCGTTGCTTCCCTCTCACTCGCCAAGGATTGCGGGAGAGGACGAAAGGCATGTCGAGGCGCTTGCTGAGTCGGATGCACCGCTTCCGCCCATCATCGTGCACCGTTCGACGATGCGCGTTGTCGACGGCATGCACCGCCTGCGGGCTGCCGCGCTCAGAAGCCAAGAGCGCATCGCGGTTCAGTTCTTCGAAGGCAATGAGGAAGACGCCTTCGTCCTGGCGGTGGAGCTGAATTCGGCGCATGGCCTGCCGTTGAGCCGAGCCGATCGTGCCTGTGCAGCAGCACGGATCATCGCCTCTCACCCGCAGTGGTCGGACCGGCGTATCGCCGCTGTTACCGGTCTCGCAGCCAGCAGCGTCGCAGGTATGCGGCCCCGTTCAGCGGAAAAACCTGAGCAGTTGACCAAACGGGTGGGCAGGGACGGACGCTCCCGGCCTCTCAACCCGGCCGAAGGCCGCATACGTGCCAGTCGGCTGCTTGCCGCCAAGCCTGGTAGCACCCTCAAGGAGGTTGCCGAAGAATCCGGGGTCAGCATCGCCACGGCGAAAGATGTAAGAGACCGGGTGCGTGCCGGAAAGGACCCGTTGCCACCGAGGCTGCGTAGTGCTGCCCGGACTCAACCCGGGCCAACCGCCATCGACGAGAGGCCTGCAGATTCTAGCCATGCCCATTTGCACACCTCACCGCCCGACCTCGACTTCGTACTGCGCCAGATCGCGAAGGACCCCTCTATGCGGACAGAGGCGGGCCGTTGCCTGGCGCAGCTGTTGAGGATCCATGCCCTCGTGGACGAGAGCAAGTGGTGCAGGCTGGCTGCCGGTGTGCCGGGACATCGTGCTCCAGCGGTGGCCCAGGCCGCGCGGGTTTGCGCCGAGCAGTGGCTGCGTCTTGCGAGGGAGGTTGAAGCCAGCAGTCATGAAGCGCTGGGATGA
- a CDS encoding ABC transporter ATP-binding protein, giving the protein MSAAALLGLLWLGSQALVPVVVREAIDQGLVPGEMDAVLVWSAALLGLGVVQAASGTIRRRLSMHNALDAGFRTVQLVVGHAGRLGAGLERRVDDGELVSIGTSDMTTIGNAFDVVGRAFGAVVSTLLVAVVLLDQSPSLGLLLIVALPAIILTMGYTLRPLHRRQGAYRDLQGELTSRLTDVVTGLRVLRGVGGETSFARSYRERSQRVRVAGSKVAGAEALIRATQVLLPGLLVATVTWIGARAALNGSVTPGELVAFYAYAAFLVEPLAIFTDTADRFARAHVAARRAIAVLSLPAASPDTECGRTPLPAGGHDLVDQRTGLVVTPGSFLAVVAPPAEGVQLADRLGGYTDGPVRYAGLPLTELRTEQLREHILVVDNHSRLFRGPLRDSLDPHRAACDDDVHAALRVAAAEDIVEALPNGLDTEITADGARFSGGQRQRLVLARAVLADPGILVVVDPTSAVDAHTEDRVGRRLRAARQGRTTVLVSSSPLLLDHAEQVAFLHGGRVAATGSHRDLLATSAHYRLLIQRETGEDRTGDTPTTSFVTRGPAQ; this is encoded by the coding sequence TTGAGTGCGGCAGCCCTCCTGGGCCTGCTCTGGCTCGGCTCGCAGGCACTCGTACCGGTCGTCGTGCGCGAGGCCATCGACCAAGGGCTCGTCCCCGGCGAGATGGACGCTGTCCTGGTATGGTCCGCCGCCCTCCTGGGCCTTGGCGTGGTCCAGGCGGCCTCCGGTACGATCCGCCGCCGGCTGAGCATGCACAACGCGCTCGACGCCGGCTTCCGCACGGTGCAACTCGTGGTCGGCCACGCGGGTCGGCTCGGCGCCGGCCTCGAACGCCGCGTGGACGACGGCGAACTCGTCAGCATCGGCACCTCGGACATGACCACCATCGGCAACGCCTTCGACGTCGTCGGCCGGGCCTTCGGCGCCGTCGTCTCCACGCTGCTGGTGGCCGTGGTGCTGCTCGATCAGTCCCCCTCGCTCGGCCTCCTGCTGATCGTCGCCCTGCCCGCCATCATCCTCACCATGGGCTACACCCTGCGCCCGCTGCACCGCAGACAGGGCGCCTACCGCGATCTCCAGGGCGAACTGACCTCCCGGCTCACCGACGTGGTGACCGGGCTGCGGGTCCTGCGTGGCGTCGGTGGCGAGACCTCCTTCGCCCGCTCCTATCGCGAGCGCTCCCAGCGCGTACGCGTCGCCGGCTCCAAGGTCGCCGGCGCCGAGGCCCTCATCCGTGCCACCCAAGTGCTGTTGCCCGGCCTGTTGGTCGCCACCGTCACCTGGATCGGCGCCCGCGCCGCGCTGAACGGCTCGGTCACACCCGGCGAACTCGTGGCCTTCTACGCGTACGCCGCCTTCCTCGTCGAGCCGCTCGCCATCTTCACCGACACCGCCGACCGGTTCGCCCGGGCCCATGTCGCCGCACGCCGCGCCATAGCCGTGCTCTCCCTGCCCGCCGCCTCCCCGGACACCGAGTGCGGGCGCACCCCGCTGCCCGCCGGCGGGCACGACCTGGTCGACCAGCGCACCGGACTGGTCGTCACCCCCGGCTCGTTCCTCGCGGTGGTGGCGCCGCCGGCCGAGGGCGTACAGCTCGCCGACCGGCTCGGCGGCTACACCGACGGGCCCGTCCGCTACGCCGGGCTGCCGCTGACCGAGCTGCGCACCGAGCAGCTGCGCGAACACATCCTCGTGGTCGACAACCATTCCCGGCTCTTCCGGGGACCCCTGCGCGACAGCCTCGACCCGCACCGCGCCGCCTGCGACGACGACGTGCATGCCGCGCTGCGGGTGGCCGCCGCCGAGGACATCGTCGAGGCGTTGCCCAACGGCCTGGACACCGAGATCACCGCCGACGGGGCCCGATTCTCCGGCGGCCAGCGCCAGCGACTGGTGCTCGCCCGCGCCGTGCTCGCCGACCCCGGCATCCTCGTCGTGGTCGACCCCACCTCGGCCGTCGACGCGCACACCGAGGACCGGGTCGGCCGCAGGCTGCGCGCCGCCCGCCAGGGCCGCACCACCGTCCTGGTCAGCTCCAGCCCGTTGCTGCTCGACCACGCCGAACAGGTCGCCTTCCTCCACGGCGGCCGGGTCGCCGCCACCGGCAGCCACCGTGACCTGCTGGCCACCAGCGCGCACTACCGCCTGCTCATCCAGCGCGAAACCGGCGAGGACCGCACCGGGGACACACCCACCACCAGCTTCGTCACCCGGGGGCCCGCGCAATGA
- a CDS encoding HAD family hydrolase has protein sequence MIRTLFVDAGGVLYNNINEETDFLERVADRYGANRAEIARRVEASAPEYESGRRHVHQVLARLVADGHRPPADTPTETRWLDHAYLGSVRPYHDSFRALRELRQERPEVTVVLTNNEAEHWDRLKDETYGHFALFDMLYSSWRVGRVKPALSFFTAALHGCRATAAETLLIDDRATVLRVGAELGMHTLHVSTPEVFAHRLGRTVRGDVLPSMP, from the coding sequence ATGATTAGAACGCTGTTCGTGGACGCCGGCGGTGTGCTCTACAACAACATCAACGAAGAGACGGACTTCCTTGAACGGGTTGCCGATCGCTACGGCGCAAACCGGGCGGAAATCGCCCGGCGCGTCGAGGCATCGGCGCCCGAATACGAGAGCGGCCGGCGTCATGTGCACCAAGTGCTCGCACGGCTCGTCGCGGACGGACACAGACCCCCGGCCGACACACCTACAGAAACACGCTGGCTGGACCACGCCTACCTGGGCAGCGTCCGCCCGTACCACGACAGCTTCCGTGCCCTGCGCGAACTACGCCAGGAGCGGCCGGAGGTGACGGTGGTCCTCACCAACAACGAGGCCGAGCACTGGGACCGCCTGAAGGACGAGACCTACGGACACTTCGCACTGTTCGACATGCTGTACTCGTCCTGGCGCGTGGGACGCGTGAAACCGGCACTGTCGTTCTTCACCGCGGCACTGCACGGGTGCCGTGCTACGGCCGCCGAGACGCTGCTCATCGACGACCGTGCCACGGTGCTGCGAGTGGGGGCCGAACTGGGGATGCACACCCTGCATGTGTCCACCCCGGAGGTCTTTGCCCACCGGCTCGGCCGGACGGTGCGGGGCGACGTGCTGCCGTCCATGCCGTGA
- a CDS encoding phosphotransferase family protein, which yields MTGTTTGRERAAHAAQTAAVAAEIFRRHGVDFASARRAAGWTNATWLGGGLAVRVAGSTAAQDLVRETRLGRLLPPEVGYPTVLDSGTTRGCEWVVTQEIPATSLDEAWPTLDGDQRVTATRQLWERARAVHRVDPASAAPVARTRNPFYAQSPDEAEDGLLRLHTAGVLTDTEHERLSAALDRHWAALSDADPVLNHGDLSPVNALWDGTDVVSLLDFEFAVLAPVQLDLNELVKMAYAPVQADAQPTAEEHADRTLLQEAVADLARPLLSTDADIDLLTGYSIQLETWGLERELAKPGSQAYPQWEPYRMLVAWAHTDGGCYAPLLER from the coding sequence GTGACCGGCACCACGACCGGCCGCGAACGCGCGGCGCACGCTGCACAGACCGCCGCCGTGGCCGCCGAGATCTTCCGGCGCCACGGCGTGGACTTCGCGAGCGCCCGCCGCGCGGCCGGCTGGACCAACGCCACCTGGCTGGGCGGCGGACTCGCCGTACGCGTCGCGGGCTCAACCGCCGCCCAGGACCTGGTGCGCGAGACCCGGCTGGGGCGGCTGCTGCCCCCTGAGGTGGGCTATCCGACGGTGCTGGACTCCGGCACGACCCGTGGCTGCGAATGGGTGGTCACCCAGGAGATCCCCGCGACCAGCCTGGACGAGGCCTGGCCCACACTCGATGGCGACCAGCGCGTGACCGCGACCCGGCAACTGTGGGAGCGGGCCCGGGCGGTGCACCGCGTCGACCCGGCCTCCGCCGCGCCCGTGGCCCGCACCCGCAACCCCTTCTACGCGCAGTCCCCCGACGAGGCCGAGGACGGCCTGCTGCGGCTGCACACGGCCGGGGTGCTCACCGACACCGAACACGAACGGCTGAGCGCCGCACTCGACCGCCACTGGGCGGCCCTGTCCGACGCCGACCCAGTGCTCAACCACGGCGATCTCTCCCCGGTCAACGCACTGTGGGACGGCACTGACGTGGTGTCCCTGCTGGACTTCGAGTTCGCGGTCCTCGCGCCCGTGCAACTGGACCTGAATGAACTGGTCAAAATGGCCTACGCGCCCGTGCAGGCAGACGCGCAGCCGACCGCCGAGGAGCACGCCGACCGGACACTGCTGCAGGAGGCGGTGGCTGATCTGGCCCGCCCGCTGCTGAGCACTGACGCCGACATCGACCTGCTCACCGGCTACTCGATCCAGCTGGAGACCTGGGGCCTGGAGCGCGAGCTGGCCAAACCCGGCAGTCAGGCGTACCCCCAATGGGAGCCCTACCGGATGCTCGTCGCCTGGGCGCACACGGACGGCGGCTGCTACGCCCCCCTGCTGGAGCGCTGA
- a CDS encoding ABC transporter ATP-binding protein gives MSRTTLPVADTAEVRKHARVLARRHTRDLGWMLALHGLAAVCALLAPWLIGRLIDEVAGTTTADTVNLLGLGLLVSLISQAALTYWAVQRSCRFGEKITAEVREDFVDRVVGLPLSTVEDAEPGDLITRASRDTDALTNTVRYAAPETLIASLTCLFTFGALLMVGPLTALPSLLVVPLLWAGTRWYLRRSGSAYRRRGASYVALGDSLAETVPGARTAEAFGLQHWRRRALDRDLAQAYQAERHTMWLRSSWYLLVELSYAVPLVATLAVGGLLYTSELASLGQVVAATLYVRQLIFPLDDVLSWTDELQIGSASLARVLGVSKLPADRAPTGARPSGQDLTARAVTYSYVPGLTVLHDIDLDLAPGERLAVVGPSGSGKSTLGKLLAGIYHPGSGTVRLGGVPLVELSTGELRGRIALVTQEQHIFRGTLQENLTLARPGADATEVRRALEVVGAGEWAAALPDSLDTLIGSTGHELTAAQAQQVALARLVLANPHTLVLDEATALLDPATARHTERAMAAVLNDRTVIAIAHRLHTAEDADRIAVVEKGRVIELGSHHELLAASGAYAALWRAWHGE, from the coding sequence ATGAGCAGGACAACGCTGCCGGTCGCCGACACGGCCGAGGTGCGCAAGCACGCCCGCGTCCTGGCCCGCCGCCACACCCGCGACCTCGGCTGGATGCTGGCACTGCACGGACTGGCCGCGGTGTGCGCACTGCTCGCTCCCTGGCTGATCGGCCGGCTTATCGACGAAGTGGCCGGCACCACCACCGCCGACACCGTCAATCTGCTCGGCCTCGGTCTGCTGGTCTCACTGATCTCCCAGGCCGCGCTCACCTACTGGGCGGTCCAGCGCTCCTGCCGGTTCGGCGAGAAGATCACCGCCGAGGTGCGCGAAGACTTCGTCGACCGGGTGGTGGGCTTGCCGCTGTCCACCGTGGAGGATGCCGAACCCGGCGATCTGATCACCCGTGCCTCACGCGATACCGACGCCCTCACCAACACCGTCCGCTACGCCGCCCCTGAGACCCTCATAGCCTCGCTGACCTGCCTGTTCACATTCGGTGCCCTGCTGATGGTCGGCCCACTCACCGCACTGCCAAGCCTTCTGGTCGTACCGCTGCTGTGGGCCGGCACCCGCTGGTATCTGCGCCGCTCCGGCTCCGCCTACCGCAGGCGCGGGGCCAGCTACGTGGCGCTCGGCGACAGCCTCGCCGAGACAGTACCCGGGGCCCGCACCGCAGAGGCATTCGGCCTCCAACACTGGCGCCGCCGGGCGCTCGACCGCGACCTGGCGCAGGCATACCAGGCCGAACGCCACACGATGTGGTTGCGCAGCTCCTGGTATTTGCTGGTCGAGCTCAGCTACGCCGTCCCGCTGGTGGCCACCCTCGCCGTCGGCGGGCTGCTCTACACAAGCGAGCTGGCCTCGCTGGGCCAAGTGGTCGCTGCCACCCTCTACGTACGGCAGTTGATCTTCCCGCTGGACGACGTACTGAGCTGGACGGACGAGCTGCAGATCGGCTCGGCCTCGCTGGCCCGGGTGCTCGGCGTGAGCAAGCTGCCCGCCGACCGCGCACCCACCGGTGCCCGGCCCTCGGGACAAGACCTCACCGCCCGCGCCGTCACCTACTCCTACGTGCCCGGACTCACCGTTCTGCACGACATCGACCTCGACCTCGCGCCGGGCGAACGGCTCGCCGTCGTCGGCCCCTCCGGTTCCGGCAAGTCCACCCTCGGCAAGCTGCTCGCGGGCATCTACCACCCCGGCTCCGGCACGGTCCGGCTCGGCGGGGTGCCGCTGGTCGAACTGAGCACCGGGGAACTACGCGGCCGCATCGCGCTGGTCACCCAGGAACAGCACATCTTCCGCGGCACCCTGCAGGAAAACCTCACCCTCGCCCGACCGGGCGCCGACGCCACCGAGGTGCGCCGCGCCCTGGAAGTGGTCGGCGCCGGCGAATGGGCAGCGGCGCTGCCCGACAGCCTGGACACCCTCATCGGTTCCACCGGGCATGAGCTCACCGCCGCACAGGCCCAACAGGTCGCACTGGCCCGGCTGGTGCTCGCCAACCCACACACCCTGGTCCTCGACGAGGCCACCGCGCTGCTCGACCCGGCCACGGCCCGGCACACCGAGCGGGCCATGGCCGCTGTGCTGAACGACCGCACCGTCATCGCCATCGCGCACCGGCTGCACACCGCCGAGGACGCCGACCGGATCGCGGTCGTCGAGAAGGGCCGTGTCATCGAACTGGGCAGCCACCACGAACTGCTGGCCGCGAGCGGCGCCTATGCCGCGTTGTGGCGAGCCTGGCACGGTGAATGA